ctcgtcctcatccgGACTGGTGTTGTCCGAGATATCGATCCACATGTCATCCCAACGAGGATCATTATCCCCAAAGAATGACACCCCACCTGCCTCAACGATATCGCACTGTGATATCGCCAGGGCCTTCGGCCGACGCCTCTCCAACCGCTCCGCGCGGCGCTTTGCCGTCCTTTCCGCCCAGAAGGCGTGCTCCGCCACGACGTCCTCCGGGTGGCGCCGGCGCCACTCCGCCATGGCTCGCTCGTCCTCCTCGACGACGAGGAGGCTGCGCTGCCACCGACGGTGCTCCGCACGGTCCTGGTCCCTGATAAGACGAGACGGAGGGGCGACGGACTGCGCCTGCTCGCGCGTGAAGACGTCGCAGAAGTTCATCTGCGCCGGCGGCCTCTctaggcgccacgccgccgcgtcgtacgcgcgggcagCCTCGTGCACGGCCCCGAACGTGCCGAGGCCGAGCCGGACGTCGCCGGACCGGATCTCGGCGTAGTAGGTGCCGCCGGGGCGCTCGCAGACGCCGCGGTAGCCAGACGAtccacggcggcgcggcggcatggtggcgcggtggtggcggGGGCGAGGAAGTGGCGAGCAAGCGGCAGAGTGAGCGGCAGAGTAGCAGGTAGAGTGCGCGTGGCAGTGTGGAGGCCGCGTGGCGAGCGCGGCAATTTATAGGCGCGCTCGAAGCGGTGCGCCAAATCTAGCGCGCGCGCTGCCGCCTTTTCCCTCGCACGCGCAATCATTTCCCGCGCTCGCTAGTTTCCCGCCGCCGCTGGAGCGCGCCAAAACGTCCCGCGCGCGTTTTTTGACGccgctgttggagatgctcttaagaTGAAGAACAACATGAAATGTGTTAAAAAATTACTCAGATAAAGATTCGAGTTTTTGGTTTTTCACTTACGATAAAGAGAACATGAAATGTGTTGAAAAATCGCTCAGATTTATCTAGATAATTTCTTAGGAATTAGTATCAAAGAAATTTCCTGGGAAGTTGGTACAAACAAAATAGTAGATGTGTTATATGATTCAAAACGTAGGGCTCAATTAAATCCCAAGATTATTATTAAAAGTTGCTAGAATTATTACTATGATGTTCTCAGTTCTTTCACTTAAGATAAAAATAACATGGAATATTTTGAAAGGCTTTCAGATTTTCTTACGTAGTTTCCTAAGAATTAGTATCATAAAAAAATTATGTCTTACGAGAAAGGTGTAACTTCATAGAATAGGTGTGAATTTGAAGAGATGGCAATGATATTCAGAGGGGACGTTTAGACTCGTTCAAAGTTTTTGAACACAGTACAATCAAAGTCACTGACAAACATGAACATACACTCATCCTATAAACCCATGCACGCAAACCCTATCATTATGAATAactccgagagactgagccggcatagcATCTTCAGATTTTAAGAAGTTACCACAGGCTCGTAGACTTGAACTCTGGTGGGTTAGGGGTACCACTATTCTTTTAACCATCCAATCACAGGTTGGTTCACAATTTGTTGAAAATTTACATAAACATGAGTAGGCTTTTTCGTACGTGTAGGATTTTTGCACGGATAATGATACCCGTTGCCACCTTGAGGGCGGCGACCTTGTTTTCCAATAAGATATAACACGTAAAGATATGTTTAGCTCGGTTCTCTTTGTTATAAAAAAATGTAacgaggttcttcccgcctagCTCTATCCCGACGATGCTTCTAGCATCGTCGAAGGGCGTGTAGACGTGTCTCCCGTGGATCCCGCAGGATTCGATCGGCGTTAATGGCGGAGGCAGGGGGTGGCGAGCCAGGCCCCGGACCCTCCCCAACATCCTAATTTCCTTGGTAATATGCATGTAAACAGTGACATTTTCTAACTGCTACCTGCAGCTGGCCCTCCCCAACACCCGATTATACACATTCCTACCTCTGCCACTGATCGGCATTTATTTTCGGAGGATCCAGTTTTCGTTCATCTACGTTTATGTCTACAGGTTGAATACTTTCGATGTATGCTTCTCTTCATCAGCGAAGCTTGGTTATTCTGGTGCACTTGTTCTTTGGggtcttagcacgacgactttccGACTATCTATCACAAAAAGCTTTGCGCGACTCCGATAAGAAAGGGCGATGACAGCAGCGCGCTTTCGGCTCCCTCCaatgcttgtagtcgtcgctaggtggtctacggacctAAATGAATTTTTTGTTATTTCTCGTACTCTTTCTACTGTCGATTGAAAGTTTTTTCTGAAAAGAAGTACTTATATATGACATCCTACTGTATACTTtatccgtcccaaaataagtgtctcaatttTGTACTAGCTCTACTTCAAAGTTGTACTATGTTTGAGACCGTTATTTTGGGAGAAAGTCCAAAACAAACCTTGAATTTGTCGGCGAAAGCTAAATCAAACCCTGAACTCTCAATCCTTGAAATCAGCACACCAAACTCTGTTATCCCGGTCTATTTTAAACATTGAGAGGATTTAGCCGGTATTTGctgaactgggccggcccattagcagCGTCGCTGGCGCGCGCCCAGTGCTCCTGGTTCTCTTTGTTTTTGCCTTTTTGTTTTGTTATCTTTTCTCATTTTTACACATGTCTGTTTTTTCTTCGTACCCAATATACATTTTTAACGcacacataaaatattttttgataaacttttgatattttaaaatacatcatgtacatttttaaattaaattttttcaaattttttacaCATATTTATTATTTAAGTACATGTTTACATTTTCTTAATGATAATAAACGTATTATAAAACTAAACAAACACTCTTTTTCATGGTTCAACATTTTCAAATTTGTAGACACTTTTTTCAAACATAACCCAAGTATATTCTGTTAAGTGTAAGACACAATTTTTTACAACACGCAAACTTTTTATTTACATTGTACACGCAGTTTTGTTTGAAAATCTCACAAACACATTTTTTGAAACTTGTAAACATTATTGAAATGCTACATTTTTTCGAATGTATGAAACATTTTTTTGAGTTACACAATATTATTATACATTGTATAAACATTTGTTTGAATTTGTCCGTACATTTTTTTAAACTTGCGATATTTTTTAGATGTCACAAAATAATTTCTTACAGTTTTTTCAGATTTACAAATTTGTTCCtatttttaaaattttcaaaGAGCATTCACACTTTCAAATTATGTTCAGGTTTCAGAAAATGTTTATGTTTCAAAAAGTGTTCGCACTTAAAAATAATTGTTCAGCTTTCAGAAAATAAAAGCCCGCTTCATGTCTGGTGGGCTGACCCAGACGAGTCCTTAGCCAACGATCCGAAACAAATTCTAAAAACATTACTTTAAAATGCGACACGATTTTTAAAAATCCGAAACATTTACATAGGATGTGAAGAACTTTTgaaattctgaaaaaaaattaGAATTGTTTTCAGAATCacaaacaatttttgaaattgcgaatataatttcaaaattccagaaaaaaattaaaaacacCAAAGGAATTGAATTTTGTGTGAAAAATAGAAAACAACAATATTTTTTAacttctgaatatttaagaaatgCGTGAATATATTTTAAAGTTTACGATTTTGTTGTTGTGTTATAGTGGGCCGGCCCAAATTCTGAGTAGCAGGTTATCCCCCGGGATTTTATTATTCCGAGTGTGCCAAACAGGTCTAGGGTCCAAAATAGACCGGGATTACAAGTTCAGAGTGCCAACTTCCGGGATTCAAAGTTCAGGGTTTGATTTAACTATCATCTACAATTTCAAGGTTTGTTTTGGACTTTTTCCGTTATTTtgtgacggagggagtactttgcAATACTACAGGGATTCAGCCTCTTAATGATAGTTGAAGAGTCACTACTGACTCCTCATTATCAGTGGAAACACCAACTTCGAGAGAAGTAACGATCCACTGTAATGGCAGATCTCCATGGAGAAGTCGGAGTCCAGCAGCTCCTCGATCATCTGTTCCACGTGCTGCTCGTGCTCCTCCAGGAGCCTCCCGCCCCACCACACCCTCGCCGTCGAATCGGCGGTGCCCGGAGGCATTGCGGTTGCTGCCCCTGCGCCGCCTGCACGGACGCCATGTTGAACCGGTGCAGCttcgcgacgagggcggcggagAGGAACGACGACGCGGCGGCCGCCACAAcagcagaggaggaagaggcGCTGGCAGCGGGGAAGTTGCTGCGCGGCGCGCTGGCCGCACATGATCCTTGTTTGTCGCCGCGTAACGCCCGCGCCGCGTCGTCCGCCGTCTCGAATGTGCCCAGCCATATCCGCGTCTTCTTCCTGCAACCGCAACCACCGTCATCACCGTGAGCCACGAGCGGCCAAGAAGAATCACCGTAAGCGCATCAGACAGATGGAGGAAGGTGCACGCGTGCATGGGCTAGGTAGGTAGGTACGCACAGGAGAGGGTGTTGGATTCGGGTCTCGGAGACCCACGAGCCCCAGTGGCGCTGCCGCACGCCGCGGTACCGCTGCTGCGGCCGAGCCATTTGTCCGACGGTGACCGGAAACTGACCGGCTCAGGCCTCCGTCTTCGTGCTTGCTTCGTGCTCCAGTTGCTGCTGTGCGCGGAGAGGCCGGAGGCGTGACGTGAGACCGTGAGAACGGAGAGCAGCTGAGCAAAGCTTGGCGGGAGCAGGAGGGGAGTGCGTTGTGGCGGCGGTGCGTGAGCCATGGCGCGGGAGGACTGCGGGAATGTTTGGATGGCTGCTCGGCGGGGCCCACGCAAGCGCGACTGAGAGCGGTTCGACGGCGTTGGGTGCAGTTCGCCGGGCCCGCGGAGGATGTCGTCGGACCCACCTCATATCTTTGTTTAGCTCGTTTTGGCTTGACCGTTCTTCCATGTGGCTTGACTTTTCTTTTTTCCAACGAAAATTGTGTGGTTTGGGTTCGACATCATTCATGGTTGGAAATTTGAAATTTCATATGTCAAATGAACCCTAAACTACTAACTTGGCGCAGTTTTTCCCTCGGTTCTGTTCTGCATGCCTCTTTGAGACTTGAGAGGGAAAACAATGTTGAACCAAGGCAACTGTTAAGTACAGTACTCCCTAGGTtgctaaatataagtctttgtagagattccattatgaaccacatacggatgtatatagatgcattttagagtgtagatccACTCACTTTGCGCTGTATGTCGTTCATAGTGGAATCTTTATAAAGacttatactccctccatttctaaaTATAAGACCTTCTAGAGGtttcaaatatgaactacatacgaagcaaaatgggtgaatctacactctaaaatatgtctatatacatctgtatgtagtccgTATTAAAATCCttaaaaggtcttatatttagaaacggagggagtatttaggaTTTAGGAACAGAGTGAGTAGGAGGGAAGTATGTTTCTTATATACAGAGAAATGAGATATACTCGTAGAAATGTATTGACATCTAGACAGATAGCCATGCATGGATTTTTCCTTCCCCTTTCTCGTCTATAAAATGTCCTGCTACAAGCTCACATGCGGGTGCAGCACCATGCATGCaaggcaaatttgacaattttgacctggaaacgaaataaattcacagaatgaactgggtgcgaaactatttcacacccctaacccttttgtgtagcgcccgtcACGCtggcgccacaccctacggtgcagcgcctagctccggggcgttgcacctctgtccaccgtggcagcccacgggcccgcacccagcagtgcaacgcctacgagctaggcgctgcacgtgtaatgtgcagcgcctagccgctaggcgctgcactgtgacttatatgcaaacgcgccagccctctcctcccccacccTCCCCATTGGCAGTTACAGAAAAACAGGGCGGCGGCCATCTGcactccccctctcaatcccctctcccaaatccttccgatccgacgatttggtccgtgcatttgttcaccaatccatcgtagaaggtactctcctccgatccccttctttctatccatagaaaatattatattttgaagatttggggaacccttgtttgaatcttgcatgtattagatttgggcaacttttgtttgaatcttgcatatattagatttggggaacccttgttagattagaatgtggtttggatagataggttgacatgttatttatgtagtttggatacatagattgacatgttatttctatggagaagtagattgacatgttatttgtatggagaagtagattgacatgttatagtttggatacatagattgacatgttatttctatggagtagtagattgacatgttatttgtatggagaagtagattgacatgttatagtttggatacatagattgacatgttatttgtatgaagTAGGCCCAAGTAGGGGGAAGCACCATATGCTTTGGATCTTGCATGTAGTAGGCctactttagtttttttgaattgaaaagataatcgtgttgacaagaatgctttgttgaaattgttaggatggtttggcttctcgatgatcattgggacaaacaacaccggtcgtacgctatgtcggtggagcagcgggtaatactgaaagtggccggtgttatgaatttcgtatgttttttcaaacacatatgccccatatgtaatgttatgatttgtttgtttgtaggagcttgcacctctgaagcttcggtctcacgggatcagccttggagggatgagctatgatgagcggtacacaccttatgttagggaggcaggacttctccctttcattgagttggtccgccggtcgacgccacccaacaatgctgcagcactcaccgcgcttattgatcattggaggccggagacacacactttccatcttcggaccggggagatgaccgtgacgctgcaggatatcgctatgatcaccggtcttcCTA
The sequence above is a segment of the Aegilops tauschii subsp. strangulata cultivar AL8/78 chromosome 6, Aet v6.0, whole genome shotgun sequence genome. Coding sequences within it:
- the LOC109749760 gene encoding uncharacterized protein — encoded protein: ACSPLPRPRHHRATMPPRRRGSSGYRGVCERPGGTYYAEIRSGDVRLGLGTFGAVHEAARAYDAAAWRLERPPAQMNFCDVFTREQAQSVAPPSRLIRDQDRAEHRRWQRSLLVVEEDERAMAEWRRRHPEDVVAEHAFWAERTAKRRAERLERRRPKALAISQCDIVEAGGVSFFGDNDPRWDDMWIDISDNTSPDEDEDEDEDEDDSE